In Tenrec ecaudatus isolate mTenEca1 chromosome 4, mTenEca1.hap1, whole genome shotgun sequence, a single window of DNA contains:
- the MYOD1 gene encoding myoblast determination protein 1 — MELLSPPLRDVDLGPDGSLCSFATADDFYDDPCFDSPDLRFFEDLDPRLVHVGALLKPEEHSHFSSAAHPSPGAREDEHVRAPSGHHQAGRCLLWACKACKRKTTNADRRKAATMRERRRLSKVNEAFETLKRCTSSNPNQRLPKVEILRNAIRYIEGLQALLRDQDAAAPGAAAAFYAPGPLPPGRGGEHYSGDSDASSPRSNCSDGMMDYSGPPSGARRRNCYNAAYYSEAPSEARPGKSAAVSSLDCLSSIVERISTESPAAPAPLLTDAPAPESPLGPPEAAVPSAPSPPPDAATQGPEGANPNRIYQVL; from the exons ATGGAGCTGCTGTCGCCCCCGCTGCGCGACGTGGACTTGGGCCCGGACGGCTCGCTCTGCTCTTTTGCCACCGCCGACGACTTCTACGATGACCCGTGCTTCGACTCCCCCGACCTGCGCTTCTTCGAGGACTTGGACCCGCGCCTCGTGCACGTGGGCGCGCTCCTGAAGCCCGAGGAGCACTCGCACTTCTCGTCCGCCGCGCACCCGAGCCCGGGCGCGCGCGAGGACGAGCATGTGCGCGCGCCCAGCGGGCACCACCAGGCGGGCcgctgcctgctctgggcttgcAAGGCGTGCAAACGCAAGACCACCAACGCCGACCGCCGCAAGGCCGCCACTATGCGCGAGCGGCGCCGCCTGAGCAAAGTCAACGAGGCCTTCGAGACGCTCAAGCGCTGCACGTCGAGCAACCCCAACCAGCGGCTGCCCAAGGTGGAGATCCTGCGCAACGCCATTCGCTACATCGAGGGCCTGCAGGCGCTGCTGCGCGACCAGGACGCCGCGGCCCCCGGCGCCGCCGCCGCCTTCTACGCGCCCGGCCCGCTGCCCCCTGGCCGCGGCGGCGAGCACTACAGCGGAGACTCGGACGCGTCCAGCCCGCGCTCCAACTGCTCCGACGGCATG ATGGACTACAGCGGCCCTCCGAGTGGCGCCCGGCGGCGGAACTGCTACAATGCGGCCTACTACAGCGAGGCGCCCAGCG AAGCAAGGCCCGGGAAGAGCGCCGCAGTGTCCAGCCTCGACTGTCTGTCCAGCATCGTGGAGCGCATCTCCACCGAGAGCCCTGCGGCGCCCGCACCTCTGCTGACCGACGCGCCCGCGCCCGAGTCGCCCCTCGGCCCGCCCGAGGCGGCTGTGCCCAGCGCCCCCAGCCCGCCCCCGGACGCTGCCACGCAGGGCCCCGAGGGCGCGAACCCTAACCGGATCTACCAGGTCCTGTGA